In Spirochaeta thermophila DSM 6578, the following proteins share a genomic window:
- a CDS encoding response regulator, producing the protein MVLKKEESVGVFTVLVLEDEPVVALDIKLHLEHMGYNVPAVFSSAEAFLSHWQEYDPDLILIDVQLEGAIDGISAARRLKEQSDLPFIFVTAYADEHTIERAKEVEPFAYILKPFDERELKGAIELALYRHRVASELKEREKLFSTTLQSLREGVVITDAEGRVRFVNRAGEALLGRSESEVSGRKFEEVVRLSPYEEEGERREGMFVLGDRLVEYSETDLVWDVPRESFGKVHVFHDFTHWMETERKLRERERQLLQSQKMEAVGRLAGGVAHDFNNLLTVLMGYSKLILQGLPADSPLRSDVQEIQRATLRSSHLIRQLLLFSRHQVAQPEVVDLNELLREMERLLRRVLREDITLTLSCLAASPRVYVDPAQFEQVVVNLAVNARDAMPNGGMLTIQTRNEILREERKGALISVPPGEYVVLDVSDTGSGIPPAILPRIFEPFFTTREDEGTGLGLSTVYAVITGAGGFVDVSSTPGRGTTFSLYLPLTDRQAQEPEEVREEPHPAGGSETILVVEDDDHVRDFIHRSLQRRGYRMLVVGNPGEALLLSEEYKGPIHLVITDLILPYIDGKRLVERLRKARPETKVLFISGYPPSMIGERFSLSPEEPLLQKPFDLDTLLRKVREVLEF; encoded by the coding sequence ATGGTGTTGAAAAAGGAGGAGTCGGTCGGGGTCTTCACCGTCCTCGTACTTGAAGACGAGCCGGTCGTCGCCCTCGACATAAAGTTGCACCTCGAGCACATGGGCTATAATGTCCCGGCGGTCTTCTCCTCGGCCGAAGCCTTTCTCTCCCATTGGCAGGAATACGATCCCGATCTCATCCTCATCGATGTCCAGCTGGAGGGGGCCATCGACGGGATCTCGGCGGCCCGGCGTCTCAAGGAACAGAGCGATCTCCCGTTCATCTTCGTCACCGCATATGCGGACGAGCACACCATCGAACGAGCGAAGGAGGTGGAGCCCTTCGCCTACATCCTCAAACCCTTCGACGAGCGGGAACTCAAAGGAGCCATAGAGCTCGCCCTCTACAGACACCGGGTCGCCTCCGAGCTCAAAGAGCGGGAGAAACTCTTCTCGACCACGCTCCAGAGCCTGAGGGAGGGGGTGGTCATCACCGATGCCGAGGGGAGGGTCCGCTTCGTGAACCGGGCGGGGGAGGCCCTGCTGGGACGGTCGGAATCCGAGGTATCGGGACGGAAGTTCGAGGAGGTGGTGCGTCTCTCGCCATACGAGGAGGAGGGGGAACGGCGGGAGGGGATGTTCGTCCTGGGCGATCGCCTCGTGGAGTACTCCGAGACCGATCTGGTGTGGGACGTGCCGAGAGAGTCGTTCGGCAAGGTGCACGTGTTCCACGACTTCACCCACTGGATGGAGACGGAGAGAAAGCTCAGGGAACGGGAACGACAGCTCCTCCAGTCGCAGAAGATGGAGGCGGTGGGACGTCTCGCCGGAGGGGTGGCCCACGATTTCAACAACCTCCTCACGGTCCTCATGGGATATTCGAAACTCATCCTCCAGGGGCTTCCCGCCGATTCCCCGCTCAGGAGCGATGTGCAGGAGATACAACGGGCCACCCTTCGTTCTTCGCACCTCATACGTCAGCTCCTCCTGTTCTCCCGCCACCAGGTGGCACAGCCCGAGGTGGTGGACCTGAACGAGCTCCTCCGGGAGATGGAGCGCCTCCTCCGCAGGGTCCTCCGCGAGGATATCACCCTCACGCTTTCCTGCCTGGCGGCATCTCCACGGGTCTACGTCGATCCGGCCCAGTTCGAGCAGGTGGTGGTGAACCTCGCAGTGAATGCACGGGACGCCATGCCGAACGGCGGCATGCTCACCATACAGACGAGAAACGAGATCCTGCGGGAGGAGAGAAAAGGGGCCCTCATCTCCGTGCCCCCGGGCGAGTACGTGGTGCTGGATGTCTCGGATACGGGATCGGGCATCCCTCCGGCGATTCTCCCCAGGATTTTCGAGCCGTTCTTCACCACCAGGGAGGACGAAGGTACGGGCCTCGGACTGTCCACGGTCTACGCGGTGATCACCGGCGCAGGGGGGTTCGTGGACGTCTCGTCCACCCCGGGCAGGGGGACCACGTTTTCGCTCTACCTGCCTCTCACGGACCGCCAGGCACAGGAGCCGGAGGAAGTGAGGGAGGAGCCGCACCCGGCCGGGGGGTCCGAGACCATCCTCGTGGTGGAAGACGACGATCACGTGAGGGATTTCATCCACCGGAGTCTCCAGCGGAGGGGGTACCGGATGCTGGTGGTGGGGAACCCCGGGGAGGCCCTCCTCCTGAGCGAAGAGTACAAGGGCCCCATCCACCTGGTGATCACGGATCTCATCCTCCCTTATATCGACGGGAAGCGCCTCGTCGAACGGCTCAGGAAGGCGAGGCCCGAGACGAAGGTGCTCTTCATCTCGGGGTATCCTCCCTCCATGATCGGGGAGCGCTTCTCCCTCTCTCCGGAGGAGCCTTTATTGCAAAAACCGTTCGATCTTGATACACTCCTGCGCAAGGTGAGAGAGGTACTGGAGTTCTGA
- a CDS encoding M15 family metallopeptidase, whose protein sequence is MGSAKFIVGLYLILRAPILAGPFFVTSSPPPEEPAPPPFPELSVLKEAYPDLTFDPVYDHEQGDWRLVVTAGGRTGVFYRAGGRFLPPDRVGEQDRYRMLIYRYAEQIPDPGRFTEEDIERIVRFASPENRSSGRVTPTFFFDLVYDSASMEQVERHIVQVSFLGKKVKIHERIVEPLARIEAALLRLAEEDPETAAFIHTLEVVEGYSWRTIRDTAGRSFHSMGIALDLLPAGWQRKTLYWYWERNKGNDRWMLIPLSERWMPPLKVIEVFEAHGFIWGGKWPVWDNMHFEYRPELIAGRSLFTD, encoded by the coding sequence ATGGGTTCGGCGAAGTTCATCGTGGGGCTCTATCTCATCCTACGCGCTCCGATTCTCGCAGGCCCCTTTTTCGTCACCTCCTCCCCTCCTCCGGAGGAACCCGCACCTCCTCCTTTCCCCGAACTCTCCGTGCTCAAGGAGGCCTATCCCGATCTCACCTTCGATCCGGTCTACGATCACGAACAGGGGGACTGGCGTCTGGTCGTGACCGCAGGGGGGCGTACCGGGGTCTTCTACCGCGCCGGGGGTCGGTTCCTCCCTCCCGATCGGGTCGGAGAACAGGATCGGTACCGCATGCTCATCTACCGGTATGCGGAACAGATCCCCGATCCCGGCAGGTTCACCGAGGAAGACATAGAGAGGATCGTCCGATTCGCCTCCCCGGAGAACCGCAGCTCAGGACGGGTGACCCCCACCTTCTTCTTCGACCTGGTCTACGATTCGGCCTCCATGGAACAGGTGGAGCGGCACATCGTCCAGGTCTCGTTCCTGGGCAAGAAGGTGAAGATCCACGAGCGGATCGTGGAGCCGCTCGCCCGCATCGAGGCCGCCCTCTTGCGTCTCGCAGAGGAAGACCCCGAGACCGCGGCATTCATACATACCCTCGAGGTCGTCGAGGGCTATTCCTGGCGTACCATCAGGGACACCGCCGGAAGGTCGTTCCACAGCATGGGGATCGCCCTCGACCTCCTCCCGGCGGGATGGCAGCGAAAGACCCTCTACTGGTACTGGGAACGCAACAAAGGTAACGATCGTTGGATGCTCATCCCCCTCTCCGAACGCTGGATGCCTCCTCTCAAGGTGATAGAGGTCTTCGAGGCACACGGGTTCATCTGGGGAGGGAAGTGGCCGGTGTGGGACAACATGCACTTCGAATACCGGCCCGAGCTCATCGCGGGCAGAAGTCTCTTCACGGACTGA
- the fusA gene encoding elongation factor G, which translates to MDRTKIRNIGIIAHIDAGKTTTTERILYYTGKTHRIGEVDDGQATMDWMEQEQNRGITITAAATTCFWKDHQINIIDTPGHVDFTVEVERALRVLDGAVVIFCAVGGVEPQSETVWHQADTYGVPRIAYVNKMDRMGADFFAVLEEMEKKLGAHPVPLQIPVGKEQSFRGVIDLITMRMIEWNQEVQGAEYHYLPIPEDMEETAAAWRERLLDSLSSHSDRITELFLEGKEIPEDLILRTIRSCTLARQITPVFCGSSLRNMGVQPLLDGVISYLPSPADLPPIKAYHVKKEKEVEIPQEESGQPLGLVFKIHADRDAGNLCFVRMYAGSIKTGTTVYNVAKKKRERITRIFRMHANRTEPLDMLRAGDIGVVVGFKLAQTGDTVSSEGQPVLLERMHLPEPVISISVEPKTLSDRKKLLDTLSVLTTEDPSLAMKEDEETGEILLSGMGELHLEVVVTRIKDEFGMDVRTGKPRVTYRETITREATVTETFDRIIGGKEQRATVTLAVRPRERGTGNRFVSQVRGNRIPEEILEAIRRSVEASFTGGILLGYPLVDVEAELREVEFDPETGTEFAFEAASSGAFERACREAAPVLLEPIMRIVVITPSEFLGEVVNQLSGRGGVIQGIESRGTVEEIHAQAPLERMFGYSTALRSVTQGRASFSMEFSHFAPKEDQARPRS; encoded by the coding sequence ATGGACAGGACGAAAATTCGCAACATAGGGATCATTGCACACATCGATGCGGGAAAGACCACCACGACCGAGCGGATCCTCTACTACACGGGGAAGACCCACCGTATCGGAGAGGTGGACGACGGCCAAGCCACCATGGACTGGATGGAGCAGGAGCAGAACCGCGGCATCACCATCACGGCGGCCGCCACCACCTGTTTCTGGAAGGATCATCAGATAAACATCATCGACACCCCGGGTCATGTGGATTTCACCGTGGAGGTGGAGCGCGCCCTCCGGGTGCTCGACGGCGCGGTGGTGATTTTCTGTGCCGTGGGGGGAGTGGAACCGCAGTCCGAAACGGTGTGGCACCAGGCCGACACCTACGGGGTGCCGAGGATCGCCTACGTGAACAAGATGGACCGCATGGGGGCGGATTTCTTCGCCGTGCTGGAGGAGATGGAGAAGAAACTCGGTGCGCATCCGGTCCCCCTCCAGATCCCCGTGGGGAAGGAACAGTCGTTCCGGGGGGTGATCGATCTCATAACGATGAGGATGATCGAATGGAACCAGGAGGTGCAGGGGGCGGAATACCACTACCTGCCGATCCCCGAGGACATGGAGGAGACGGCCGCCGCGTGGCGTGAACGCCTCCTCGATTCCCTCTCCAGCCACTCCGACCGGATCACCGAGCTCTTCCTCGAGGGCAAAGAGATACCGGAGGACCTCATCCTGCGCACCATACGTTCGTGCACGCTCGCACGTCAGATCACGCCGGTGTTCTGCGGCAGCTCTCTCAGGAACATGGGCGTGCAACCCCTTCTGGATGGGGTGATCTCGTACCTCCCCTCACCCGCCGATCTGCCGCCCATCAAGGCCTATCACGTGAAGAAGGAAAAGGAGGTGGAGATACCACAGGAGGAGTCAGGCCAACCTCTCGGCCTGGTCTTCAAGATCCATGCGGACAGGGATGCGGGGAACCTCTGCTTCGTCCGAATGTACGCCGGAAGCATCAAGACGGGCACCACGGTCTACAACGTGGCGAAGAAGAAACGGGAACGGATCACCCGCATCTTCCGGATGCATGCGAACCGTACCGAACCGCTCGATATGCTGAGGGCCGGGGACATCGGCGTGGTCGTGGGGTTCAAGCTCGCCCAGACAGGCGATACCGTCTCTTCCGAGGGACAGCCGGTGCTCCTCGAGCGTATGCACCTGCCCGAACCCGTCATCTCCATCTCGGTGGAGCCGAAGACCCTCTCGGACAGGAAGAAGCTCCTCGACACCCTCTCCGTCCTCACCACGGAGGACCCGTCCCTGGCCATGAAAGAGGACGAGGAGACCGGGGAGATCCTCCTCTCGGGAATGGGGGAGCTCCACCTGGAGGTGGTGGTGACCAGGATAAAGGACGAGTTCGGCATGGACGTGAGGACGGGCAAGCCGAGGGTCACCTACCGCGAGACCATCACCAGGGAGGCCACGGTCACCGAGACCTTCGACAGGATCATCGGCGGGAAGGAACAGCGCGCCACCGTCACGCTCGCGGTGCGGCCCAGAGAGCGGGGAACGGGCAACCGCTTCGTCTCTCAGGTGAGGGGGAACAGGATTCCGGAGGAGATCCTGGAGGCGATACGCCGCTCGGTGGAGGCCTCCTTCACAGGCGGCATCCTCCTGGGATACCCCCTCGTGGACGTCGAGGCCGAACTGCGCGAGGTGGAGTTCGATCCCGAGACCGGTACGGAGTTCGCCTTCGAGGCTGCCTCGAGCGGGGCCTTCGAGCGAGCCTGCAGGGAGGCGGCCCCCGTGCTCCTTGAGCCCATCATGCGTATCGTGGTCATCACCCCCTCGGAGTTCCTCGGGGAGGTGGTCAACCAGCTCTCAGGCCGAGGGGGAGTCATACAGGGGATCGAGTCCCGCGGCACCGTGGAGGAGATACATGCGCAGGCTCCCCTCGAACGCATGTTCGGCTACAGCACCGCCTTGAGGAGCGTCACCCAGGGACGGGCGAGCTTCTCCATGGAATTCAGTCACTTCGCCCCCAAGGAGGACCAGGCGAGACCGCGTTCGTAG
- the lepA gene encoding translation elongation factor 4 — MTERQLTLRNFCIIAHIDHGKSTLADRFIQRAHIVDDREFHDQMLDTMDIERERGITIKSQTVNLPYEASDGTLYRFNLVDTPGHVDFSYEVSRAISACEGALLLVDATQGVEAQTLANMYMALEHNLEIIPVINKIDLPAADVEGVKEQIEHELGLPADEVVSISAKMGTGLDSLYEAIVGRIPPPSGDPKGPLKALVFDSHYDPYRGVVLYIRVFEGSVGRGDEMLLMSSGARYGVEEVGILRMRGLPVERLEAGDIGYLIAGVKTIRDVRVGDTITSAARPAAEAVPGFRAVKPVVYSSIFPVDSNDYEELGKALEKLVLNDASLVYEKTSSSALGFGYKCGFLGLLHLEVVQERLEREFGLSVVFTAPSVQYRVRLRNGEVVTIETPDEYPDPSRIEEVEEPYIKATIITPDEYVGPIMKLCMDKRGVQTSMIYLDSKRVELIYEMPLAEVLFDFYDKLKSISRGYASFDYEILGLRPTDVVKLDILVNGKPVDALSQLVFRGSAAVRARAICRKLKDEIPRHQFKIPIQGAVGSQIIARETIPALRKDVTAKCYGGDITRKRKLLERQKEGKKRMKMIGEVEVPQRAFLAALKAGEGEE, encoded by the coding sequence ATGACCGAACGCCAGCTGACTCTGCGTAATTTCTGCATCATCGCCCACATCGATCATGGGAAATCGACGCTCGCCGACAGGTTCATCCAGCGCGCGCACATCGTGGACGATCGGGAGTTCCACGATCAGATGCTCGATACCATGGATATCGAACGCGAGCGGGGGATCACCATAAAGTCACAGACCGTGAATCTCCCCTACGAGGCTTCCGACGGTACGCTCTACCGGTTCAACCTGGTGGACACGCCCGGCCACGTGGATTTCTCGTACGAGGTCTCTCGCGCCATCTCGGCGTGTGAGGGTGCCCTTCTCCTTGTGGATGCCACGCAGGGCGTGGAGGCGCAAACCCTCGCGAACATGTACATGGCCCTCGAACACAATCTGGAGATCATCCCGGTGATCAACAAGATAGATCTCCCCGCCGCGGACGTGGAGGGGGTGAAGGAACAGATCGAGCACGAACTGGGGCTCCCGGCGGACGAGGTGGTGTCCATCTCGGCGAAGATGGGGACTGGTCTCGATAGTCTCTACGAGGCGATCGTGGGTCGGATCCCCCCTCCGTCCGGTGATCCCAAGGGGCCGCTCAAGGCCCTGGTCTTCGACTCCCACTACGATCCCTACCGGGGGGTGGTGCTCTACATCAGGGTCTTCGAAGGGTCGGTGGGTCGGGGGGACGAGATGCTCCTCATGTCCTCCGGCGCCCGCTACGGGGTGGAGGAGGTGGGTATCCTCAGGATGCGGGGCCTTCCCGTGGAGCGTCTCGAGGCGGGGGACATCGGATACCTCATCGCCGGGGTGAAGACCATCCGGGACGTGAGGGTGGGCGATACCATCACCTCGGCCGCGCGTCCGGCCGCCGAAGCGGTGCCCGGGTTCAGGGCGGTGAAGCCGGTGGTCTACTCCTCCATCTTCCCGGTGGACAGCAACGACTACGAGGAGCTGGGGAAGGCGCTCGAGAAGCTGGTGCTCAACGATGCCTCGCTGGTGTACGAGAAGACTTCGTCCTCGGCCCTGGGGTTCGGATACAAGTGTGGATTCCTCGGCCTGCTCCACCTGGAGGTGGTGCAGGAGCGCCTCGAGCGGGAGTTCGGGCTCTCGGTGGTCTTCACGGCCCCCTCGGTACAGTATCGGGTGAGGCTTCGGAACGGCGAGGTGGTCACCATAGAGACCCCGGACGAGTATCCCGATCCTTCCAGGATCGAGGAGGTGGAGGAGCCGTACATAAAGGCCACGATCATCACCCCGGACGAGTATGTGGGTCCCATCATGAAGCTGTGCATGGACAAGCGGGGGGTGCAGACCTCCATGATCTATCTGGACAGCAAACGGGTGGAGCTCATCTACGAGATGCCGCTCGCCGAGGTGCTCTTCGACTTCTACGACAAGCTCAAGTCCATAAGCAGGGGATACGCCTCGTTCGACTACGAGATCCTGGGGTTGCGTCCCACCGATGTGGTGAAGCTCGATATCCTGGTGAACGGCAAGCCGGTGGATGCCTTGTCCCAGCTCGTCTTCAGGGGGAGTGCGGCCGTCAGGGCCCGGGCCATCTGCAGGAAGCTCAAGGACGAGATCCCCCGACATCAGTTCAAGATACCCATCCAGGGTGCGGTGGGGAGCCAGATCATCGCACGGGAGACGATTCCGGCCCTGCGGAAGGATGTGACGGCGAAGTGTTACGGCGGGGATATCACCCGGAAACGGAAGCTGCTCGAGCGCCAGAAGGAGGGGAAGAAGCGGATGAAGATGATCGGCGAGGTGGAGGTGCCGCAACGGGCGTTTCTCGCGGCGCTCAAGGCGGGGGAGGGTGAGGAGTAG
- a CDS encoding DUF5312 family protein — protein MEVSVFSRLVRELSAEERESLRKKLLDEQTHPEDLPLGATEEELHLEDQNYEEVWDRLSIIQKFLLFLKELFTGISRELSIKQHLLRRVRGRIQRKDPLLLHFPEKRLGVRLYEGIREIARKTSILREELGPLWTRDHEDAFLAALFAFVSPEVDTELRQLLLVDRMEERVEREAPGLAFPDRRKEIKRRLSEGMERIFSYIPTTTRKRMQGAARLLSYLKKVCEFPYATILSFWEGKGKVSSPGWENPDLKKRLLEMVSLLYAEVETPPGGFFHFLSLYLDGLREEDGAPSSGTDVEASLLRVLQDLTEEVHRLPLLDVARFVSENPVFVPSPFAGGEEWLVRVRRYWDQVLQESFDRFVIRREKEDLEERMCSFLGVEDLAPLPYYGYFIDDEFFPGKFALSLRFTVEFAEKLFFPQYLTWLNVIMIDGAFYKEENRIQLVDSFTVLTGMREVLADLALRFSPEGEIGRRRHMVEQESIIKPLKRRRLEVIMEQEEKRIERWLSSLQEAADLLGKVLGGILWGRSGEPFDTLSNLEDLDVREHRRLRKSLTEVQRGVALMAGLLRESLDLEVRDRT, from the coding sequence ATGGAAGTGAGCGTCTTCTCCCGCCTGGTGAGAGAACTCTCGGCCGAAGAGCGGGAATCCCTGAGGAAGAAGCTCCTCGACGAGCAGACGCACCCCGAGGATCTTCCCCTGGGTGCCACGGAGGAGGAACTCCATCTGGAGGATCAGAACTATGAGGAGGTGTGGGACCGGCTCTCCATCATCCAGAAGTTCCTGCTCTTCCTCAAGGAACTCTTCACGGGCATCTCACGGGAACTCTCCATCAAACAGCATCTCCTCAGGAGGGTACGGGGGCGTATCCAGCGGAAGGACCCCCTCCTCCTCCACTTTCCGGAGAAACGCCTGGGGGTGAGGCTCTACGAAGGAATCCGGGAGATCGCCCGAAAGACGAGCATCCTCAGGGAAGAGCTCGGCCCGCTCTGGACGAGGGACCACGAAGATGCCTTCCTCGCCGCCCTCTTCGCCTTCGTGAGCCCCGAGGTCGACACGGAACTGCGACAGCTCCTCCTCGTGGACCGCATGGAGGAAAGGGTCGAACGTGAGGCGCCGGGGCTTGCGTTTCCCGACAGACGGAAGGAGATAAAGAGACGACTCTCGGAGGGCATGGAACGGATCTTCTCCTATATTCCAACCACGACCCGGAAGAGGATGCAGGGAGCCGCCCGACTTCTCTCATACCTCAAGAAAGTGTGCGAGTTCCCCTATGCGACGATCCTCTCGTTCTGGGAGGGAAAGGGCAAGGTCTCCTCACCCGGATGGGAGAACCCCGATCTGAAGAAACGTCTTCTCGAGATGGTGAGTCTCCTCTATGCCGAGGTGGAGACCCCTCCCGGAGGCTTCTTCCATTTCCTCTCTCTCTACCTGGACGGCCTCCGGGAAGAGGACGGGGCCCCTTCTTCCGGAACCGATGTGGAGGCTTCGCTCCTCAGGGTCCTCCAGGATCTCACGGAGGAGGTACACCGTCTGCCTCTCCTGGACGTGGCACGCTTCGTCTCGGAGAACCCGGTCTTCGTTCCCTCTCCCTTCGCAGGGGGAGAGGAGTGGCTCGTCCGTGTCCGGCGCTACTGGGACCAGGTGCTGCAGGAGTCCTTCGACCGGTTCGTTATCCGCCGGGAGAAGGAGGACCTGGAAGAGAGGATGTGTTCCTTCCTCGGGGTGGAGGACCTTGCTCCGCTTCCCTACTATGGATACTTCATCGACGACGAGTTCTTCCCCGGAAAGTTCGCCCTCTCACTCCGTTTCACGGTGGAATTCGCCGAAAAACTGTTCTTCCCGCAGTATCTCACCTGGCTGAACGTGATCATGATAGACGGGGCCTTCTACAAGGAGGAGAACCGGATCCAGCTCGTGGATTCCTTCACCGTGCTCACCGGTATGAGGGAGGTATTGGCGGATCTGGCCCTGCGCTTCTCTCCCGAAGGGGAGATAGGCAGGAGACGACACATGGTGGAACAGGAGTCCATCATCAAACCGCTCAAGCGGCGCCGACTCGAGGTGATCATGGAACAGGAGGAGAAGAGGATCGAGCGCTGGCTCTCTTCCCTCCAGGAGGCGGCCGATCTCCTGGGGAAGGTGCTCGGCGGCATCCTGTGGGGGAGGAGCGGAGAACCCTTCGACACCCTGTCCAACCTGGAGGACCTCGACGTGAGGGAACACCGGCGTCTCAGGAAGTCGCTCACCGAGGTGCAGCGTGGCGTTGCACTCATGGCGGGCCTGCTCAGGGAGTCGCTCGATCTCGAGGTGCGCGACAGGACATAG
- a CDS encoding methyl-accepting chemotaxis protein has translation MRIRTRLILLLVTVLTGIGLILAGITIRNNLVTGLGALQSAGYDVLFAAHGFLESTAEVLAYDYEERGVYLDTVVEEWRQSIDHLGSALGALVSHPGKRLLPKGLQQELDAAYESWEKEDIPLRMEVAYEYLQAIINTSEIPRDRLFGILQIQSFLYQQQETLHHEDAGIASTVGLALSRIQQAWNQVVIARRVIKDFLATRVEGVIEKVDAEVARITLWSQIALVLFTLAVIVLSSLFVIRISSTLARRIIHLEQVMNQVKDRDLMVVAKVEGRDELGSLARNLNEVLDTLRDFLLSVREASRNVEELKDVLAGGAAQSASALNQITRTIESIRDLVARLDANLDATSSAISSIVDRIHSVVSQIQTQARNIAESSAAIEQMNASVQHVASLAEDRRARTADLLSVIHDGGEKVSTTNEVISSIHREISDIQEIIEIIDTVAEQTNLLSMNAAIESAHAGEAGRGFAVVAEEIRKLAESTGEHADRISQSLSRITDRIQQALRASDESRHAFENIRRDVSQFATALDEIAASMTELSRASSSILSATHTINEITTRVREGAEDMMQRAGEIRDAAEGSRDVSLEVRKGVEEIERGTREILQAVNTISDLAQESRNRMVELHKVVETFRIEEEPDASAVQAE, from the coding sequence ATGCGCATCAGAACGAGATTGATTCTCCTCCTCGTCACGGTACTCACCGGGATAGGGCTCATTCTCGCAGGGATCACCATCCGCAACAATCTCGTCACCGGTCTTGGGGCCCTCCAGTCGGCCGGCTACGACGTGCTCTTCGCGGCCCATGGTTTCCTGGAGAGCACCGCCGAGGTGCTCGCCTACGACTACGAGGAACGCGGGGTGTACCTCGACACCGTGGTGGAGGAGTGGAGGCAGAGCATCGACCACCTCGGCAGCGCGCTCGGGGCCCTCGTGTCGCACCCCGGTAAGCGGCTCCTCCCGAAGGGGCTCCAGCAGGAACTCGACGCAGCCTATGAGTCCTGGGAGAAGGAGGACATCCCCTTGCGTATGGAGGTGGCCTACGAGTACCTTCAGGCCATCATCAACACCAGCGAGATACCGCGGGACAGGCTCTTCGGTATCCTCCAGATACAGAGTTTCCTCTATCAGCAACAGGAGACCCTCCATCATGAGGATGCGGGTATCGCATCTACAGTGGGGCTCGCCCTCTCCCGCATCCAGCAGGCCTGGAACCAGGTGGTGATCGCCCGAAGGGTGATAAAGGACTTCCTTGCCACCCGGGTGGAAGGGGTCATAGAGAAGGTCGATGCAGAGGTGGCCCGGATCACCCTCTGGAGCCAGATCGCCCTCGTGCTCTTCACCTTGGCGGTGATCGTCCTCTCCTCCCTCTTCGTGATCCGGATCAGTTCGACGCTCGCGAGGAGGATCATTCACCTCGAGCAGGTGATGAACCAGGTGAAGGACCGTGATCTCATGGTCGTGGCGAAGGTGGAAGGAAGGGATGAGTTGGGCAGCCTCGCGAGGAACCTCAACGAGGTGCTCGACACCCTCCGCGACTTCCTCCTCTCGGTCCGCGAGGCCTCCCGCAACGTCGAGGAGCTCAAGGACGTCCTCGCAGGCGGCGCCGCCCAGTCCGCCAGCGCCCTCAACCAGATCACCCGCACCATCGAGTCCATCCGCGACCTCGTCGCCCGCCTTGATGCCAACCTCGACGCCACCTCCTCCGCCATCTCCTCCATCGTCGACCGCATCCACTCCGTCGTCTCCCAGATCCAGACCCAGGCCCGCAACATCGCCGAAAGCTCCGCCGCCATCGAACAGATGAACGCCTCCGTCCAGCACGTCGCCTCCCTCGCAGAGGACCGCCGTGCGCGCACCGCCGATCTCCTCTCCGTCATCCACGACGGCGGAGAAAAGGTCAGCACCACCAACGAGGTCATCTCCTCCATCCACCGCGAAATCTCCGACATCCAGGAGATCATCGAGATCATCGACACCGTCGCCGAGCAGACCAACCTCCTCTCCATGAACGCCGCCATCGAGAGCGCCCACGCCGGCGAGGCCGGCCGCGGCTTCGCCGTCGTCGCCGAGGAGATCCGCAAGCTCGCAGAGTCCACCGGCGAGCACGCCGACCGCATCAGCCAGTCCCTCTCCCGCATCACAGACCGCATCCAGCAGGCCCTCCGCGCCAGCGACGAGAGCCGCCACGCCTTCGAGAACATCCGCCGCGACGTCTCCCAGTTCGCCACCGCCCTCGACGAGATCGCCGCCAGCATGACCGAGCTCTCACGCGCGAGTTCCTCCATTCTCTCCGCCACGCACACCATCAACGAGATCACCACCCGTGTACGGGAAGGAGCGGAGGACATGATGCAGAGGGCAGGGGAGATCCGGGACGCTGCGGAGGGATCGCGGGACGTCTCCCTCGAGGTGAGGAAGGGGGTGGAAGAGATCGAACGCGGCACCAGGGAGATCCTCCAGGCGGTGAACACCATAAGCGACCTCGCCCAGGAGAGCCGCAACCGGATGGTGGAACTCCACAAGGTGGTGGAGACCTTCAGGATCGAGGAAGAGCCGGACGCATCGGCGGTTCAGGCGGAATAG
- a CDS encoding response regulator, with product MRFLIVEDDIAARVVLTKYLERLGECVVAEDGVEGFEAFVEAWEGGKRFDVVFLDIMMPRMDGQETLRKIREFERSRGVDPFTSTKVLMTTALNDPQNVIQAFHEGGAQGYLVKPIRKERLYAELVSLGIPVD from the coding sequence ATGAGGTTTTTGATCGTGGAAGACGATATCGCCGCTCGAGTGGTGCTCACCAAGTACCTGGAACGTCTCGGAGAATGTGTGGTGGCAGAGGATGGGGTCGAGGGCTTCGAGGCCTTCGTCGAGGCATGGGAGGGGGGGAAGCGCTTCGACGTGGTGTTCCTCGATATCATGATGCCGCGTATGGATGGCCAGGAGACGCTCAGGAAGATCCGGGAGTTCGAGCGTTCCAGAGGGGTGGATCCCTTCACGAGCACCAAGGTGCTCATGACCACCGCGCTCAACGATCCCCAGAACGTGATCCAGGCCTTCCACGAGGGAGGGGCGCAGGGATATCTCGTGAAACCCATACGCAAGGAGCGTTTGTACGCAGAGCTCGTCTCCTTGGGGATTCCGGTGGACTAG